A single window of Martelella sp. NC20 DNA harbors:
- a CDS encoding head-tail joining protein, giving the protein MRIERPAIFAGMGDAFAGTFGNVDCRFTIGGVERSDPVRGILRQKRELELGDAFGRQDVEAVTHVLSVPATGLDDLESERDTVIIDRTTYGIRNLTDDGRAMLKLWLKGDI; this is encoded by the coding sequence ATGAGGATCGAACGGCCGGCGATCTTTGCCGGAATGGGCGATGCCTTCGCCGGCACGTTCGGGAATGTCGACTGCCGCTTCACCATTGGCGGCGTCGAACGCTCCGACCCGGTTCGCGGCATTCTGCGGCAGAAGCGTGAGCTGGAGCTTGGCGACGCATTCGGCCGGCAGGATGTCGAAGCCGTCACCCATGTGCTCTCGGTCCCGGCGACGGGGCTGGATGATCTCGAAAGCGAACGGGACACAGTCATCATTGACCGCACGACCTACGGGATCCGGAACCTAACCGATGACGGGCGGGCGATGCTGAAGCTCTGGCTAAAAGGCGATATCTGA
- the rnk gene encoding nucleoside diphosphate kinase regulator — protein MLTKKKKLRKPAIVLTETDHKRLSLLAEQSADRNSEVAETIFIELERARIVKDEHISKNAVRMGSSVRFTTDLGEDRRVTLVYPGNADIADGKISILTPIGAALIGLSKGQSIDWETRDGRACRLTVETVEQPS, from the coding sequence GTGCTTACCAAGAAAAAGAAACTGCGAAAGCCCGCGATTGTTCTGACCGAAACAGATCACAAGCGGCTGTCGCTGCTGGCGGAGCAATCCGCTGATCGCAATTCCGAAGTCGCGGAAACAATCTTTATCGAGCTTGAACGCGCCCGTATCGTTAAGGATGAGCATATTTCGAAAAATGCTGTCCGCATGGGTTCTTCTGTGCGCTTCACGACGGACCTTGGAGAGGACCGGCGGGTCACTCTGGTATACCCGGGCAATGCTGATATTGCCGACGGCAAGATTTCGATCCTCACGCCTATCGGAGCTGCGTTGATTGGCCTTTCAAAGGGACAATCGATCGATTGGGAAACGCGGGACGGCCGCGCGTGCCGCCTGACCGTAGAGACCGTGGAGCAACCCTCTTGA